From the Lathyrus oleraceus cultivar Zhongwan6 chromosome 3, CAAS_Psat_ZW6_1.0, whole genome shotgun sequence genome, the window tcttgagaccgaatggcatcacttctgctcttgacactcgcctccaaggcggccccaacctttacttccttttAGACCTCCTCGGTGCCCAGATTAACAATTTCAACTCGCTCCTtgtgcggttgaatcaccttctcctctggattcaacaacctggctaattcttccagcagttcacaatcttcttcgccttcttcttcggcatgatagatcggattgtcgaaatcatatatgggtgtaacagaattgttatcaatgagatccggagacTGATCGCATCTGTATGAAtattgattcatgcattgcttttgaggtcggaacgagacaaatcaaaaggaagaaaaatgaaaacaaacattgccatttttattttttaaactgcgaagataaatgaaaaatagggaacaccgcttttaatacagaaaaacatccatttattaatgatgcaaaatgttgcaaaatgaaacacatgaggtggcccttacaatggaccaatacatttcgggcaaaacgtatggctttcatgcaaacagaattgaaaaacaaaaatattactcttcacgtagagtgacagtgatgatcttttaggccttccagttctggacctccatccctggtacgcacgattttatccacgagtcaagctcgcggtcactgtcaatctcttcacccaccgcacatACGCGATCTGGATCTAGCACTCCAGCATTGGTGAACATGAATGGTTGACGATGTCCTCTATTCTGCCCAGACGAGTCTTGGCCCGGCTGATAGCCAATCCCAAAACTATCCTCTTTCACCATCggttttccttttgccctggctaaagcctcggccttatccACCTTTTCGGCGATcactttctgccccaaggcgaacccttgccTGACGTTGATCAAttcactcatcttctctttcagctcgagaatgtcagtgTTGGGTGGATCCCTTAGTCTGGGTTTGTTGTGTCTGatagggtatctgtgcggacgagctatGTGCAAGGGATGACtcggcgtgcgcgagcaatggttcctaagtcaatcaaacaggttagacactgacacctgcaaaatagaagataggttattatgactcacgcatgaatgcaatgtctatccatatgaggaacattttgtccttcgatcctggcttcatcgagacggatagtaattcgacaataacattctgacatcatACTGTCTCTCAATCggaatctcaatcgagaatgtaccctgagcatggatagacatgagttagatgcagatgaatgcgaaatgggaatgatgcagatgcatgaatgcaagtcatagtgccatcctccaggtcatctgaacatcaactgtgCGGAAGctccggtctctgaactgatcacaaccatctgaggaaataagtaaccacaaatccaacttagggttccgaaataaacggaacggaggatatatcaccatcatcactaAACAATCACTGAGCAAATAACACCCAGACCCTCTGAACAAGCACCTTccaattcaacccggggatccgaaataaacggaacccgctgataaataccacggacagccTTCCGGCGCCAGgaataaatgtccataaatccgacttataaataggacccaaatcaagaactgaaccattagtcaccaccAGAACATGCATttgtaggaatcaaaccctcccctcacaggtgaattctaacaaggtcatcctaaggcgaataatggtctcgacaatcggacaagatactcaacgggtttgccctttcgggtttgccgctgcagctctcataagatcgtctaaaccaaagatctgggaaagaacggtcaccgaagtcaacaactcaaaagagataacccaacctaagtggaatactccaaacggaaggactctctcaaatgaacctcgtccggcttgtggtatgtcacgtcgcaacaacatgctgatccaacatgtgaggaaacgtgagaccacactaatcctaggtgtatactcgtgcctgggttttagccccactcagaacacccaccccaaatcaaaggaaccaaacctgtacagaatccagcacaatgataatatgatgcatgcaaacatatatgcaaatatatacaatcacaacataataatcataaattCCATAAATAAAGCAATAGAAGCAACCAAAAatatcctaaagagcgctaggattgactcacttagggaagatggaccagcaagaggtcaacttcttttgtatccccagcagagtcgccagctgtcgcatcgcgaaaaacaaccggcgggaaagacacagagccgccaccgtgcgttatttatcccaaaggagggaaaggaaacgctcgaagtaaacctgaaaaagggaaaggaatggtcttacaaccagagattgcaaggtacgagagtcagttacgcaaggggaaggtattagcacccctcacgtccgtcgtactcgacgggatccacgctcaaaagaaaagaataaggttgctgagaaacagctcaaaaactgcacacacactggaatgaACACACAGGTGAAGGAAAATAaagaaagcggactcggcaggatgtcgcatcctgggcctacgtagtttgtcagaaacaaacatcagagtcgacgtagttcggtgaaatgggaaacgtgctcgctaggatatcgcatcctatgcatacgtatcttctctaaccagagtaagaatcagagcactcgtagctcggctaacgcacgccgaaacaaaacactgaacaaagacgctgagacgtcaaaagaaacgCACAACAGGAAACAAgatgccaatagctgggcttataTCCAACTCCCAACAAACAGCAcaaggaaactgaatgccaataaatggacttacatccgactctTAACAAACACACACGAAgagaagaagggtctcgattgcaactagggcaagagaaaaggaaggtctcgatcgcaacgagggcgagagaaaagaatcgcaacgagggcgaaaaccagcaaggattaaatgttagtcgtcagtcaaactcgacaagacatcgcatctcgtgcctacgtatctcatctgaacatgagaatcagagttgtcgtagttcggctaaactatttctatttgttttgtgttttttagacgaacgacgttactacgcaatctactggatgctcgacctttggagacttactcacctgtagtagaaggagttaacgtgtccttaagagaagatagagtttatttgtgttttaggaatgctcatgcaagaaaggaagtcctagacgaaggaaccgtgctaccttaattgacatgaaaacgagagactatgcgaagtctatcaatcctatggggatacaatcacaccacgcaaaaacatacaacatgaaataaacacaccaacaagaggctcaaacatccaagggtaaggctttagtcaaggggtcatatcaacctcgacaaacaagccgggctttagtcaagaggggtcatatcaacctcgacaaacaagccaactggaaaggtatctgagggctcttaaccactgacattgaccgtcagggtgagcagatgaaaggtaatgaggataagacctcatagctcttaacccgggcctgggtgagcttgaatcaatgaagacgtggggatccagaatgagggaccctactccactggactgactctatatacaagatcttgggttaggttcaagagcgtcagcacgtagtgcgagcataatgaacgactaAACGACTAACAGGGTACTGACTGCTAGTCCCTTgtatctgtcaattgcctcttcacttaggaggacttaacaagtagcatgcctcaacaaggaggtctttagcacaaatataaacaaacacagtcattgcctcttaaggaggacttcagccaaatgcctgccaaaagaaacgacatggcttccaaactacatggagtTACAGTGGTTACCTAGATGGTATGTCAACCACAAGCCAAGCAAAGCTCAAGCAgtgagctaaaagcgactaatgtacctgtacaaaagtcaaacagtcaatatcctattcagacaaatcaaacagacaatcaacagtgGTTCTCTTCCAATATGTGCACAATACAAGTCCTAtgtgtaaacaactcaagtgagttcatcaccaagggacctacaacacaacaaaggttagtggacaaagtaatttgcatctcaagtaatgagatcacatcaaccactagagctagatgcttgaacctgaaatacaaagctcaaaaggtgaatacaaaccactagtaccaagactagggtcaaaggcaaagcaaaaagtgaaaacagaagttgatattcatcatgaagcacatttaatcaagtaagaacatgtcctaaaaaggatcaaactcaaatcataAGGCAAGGGCTTCACATGAAAaagataaggcaaaggcacacaatggtgttcacaattggacatcaagaatagaaattccatattaaaacatAAATGAATCTAATGATCATGAAAAAATTTATGTGCATACAATATGTCAAAcacaagcatcataccaaaaattggaatcagaacaactcaattgacatgtatatgaaaacgaacaagagcaacatcaaaatgtgtgacacacattgtcacaccatacatccatgtgtccaaaacagagatggaatatgctaaaaatgccaaacaaaagcttAAAAATCATGTAACACGTTAGGaatgagcatgtcaaatttcaaggcatttggacaaacaatgagcatttcacaattaATTGAATGAATCATGGTAgatttgcatacatgttcaatcacacaaacacatttaaaaatccagcaatgtaaaaatcaggaaataacatctaaaaataaaagacatccatacaatcatgtgaaaaaaattgcattcaatttggattaatattcaactttttatgattttttgaaatggatgaacaaaaaatgaaataaatttgAAAAGCAATGGAAACAATGTTGGAAATTAGAATTGAAAGGTGCATGCATCAGGAGTTGAACTCAGGTATGTACAATCATAGGCGCTCCAACAAATCAATTGGAAAATCAAAACATCACACAGGGGGAATCGAACCCAGGCTGCGATGGTAACAGAAGCGCTCATAATAAAATTCAATGAAAAAACAAACACAACACTCGCTAGGAATCAAACCGGTGACAGGGGGATTCAAGGCGCGCTGGCTACAAAACGCACCGTTTGATTagggaaaataaataaagaaacacACGCAAGGCCGAGAATCGAACCGGTGACAGGGAGATTCAAGCGCTACACAGTAAACCCTAGTGTCATGAACCAGATGACCGGAACAGTGtttccggtcatcttctccggcgGTATTCCGGCGAGCTCATCAATAATTTTTCCAGAATCGTGCATGGCATACATCAATGGAATCGTCTCATCACATACAACACGAATATAACATTTTCTAAGCCTAATTCTCACTGAGTAAAGCGAATCGAAAGAAAACATAATGTACATCAAAAGTTCAACTCATCATATCTCATGCAATTCTTAACCAAATTCAAAGATCTTTATATCAGAGTCATCAGTGACAAAAACTCTACATGTTCATGGCAATAGAATGAAGAATTATGAGTTTCGAAttccaacctctttgaagagCAGTGACCTGATTTCTTGGATTCAAGCTCCAGCAATGTCCAGATCTCCTCCTATGTTGATTacttgaagctttgtgcacgAAAATGCAATGGAAATCACCTAGATCCAACTCAAAATTCAAgatccatcttcatgttcataGGCTTGTGCAGCTTGATTCTTGCTCCAAATCTTCAAATCAATGCTCGATTCCTACTCCATAACACTCAATGAACACGATTATGCAGAAAAATCAAGGAGTTGTGTGGAGAATTTTGCAGTTTGAgatgagagcaaaaatggagggagatgggaaatttcagatctagaagtgtgaaacccccccccccccaattcCGTTATGATTAGCCTTATATACTCCTCCTTAATCATGTTGTAATTAAGTTTAAGCATGGCTAATGAAAAATTAATGAAATATGAAGTGTGATGCAAAATTGGTAAGTGCACCCTATGCATGGCAAAATGGACGTGAACAATGCCATGTGAGTGTGTAAGATCACTTAAAATCAATTTATGAACACAATTGGATTGGAATTAATCATGTATGATGCACCCAATTTGAATTAGGCATTTTCCTTCCAAAATActcatgcatggacaaatgatcatgtgatattatttcatgcaatgcgatgatggatttgaaaaatattggtcatgacaagcattttgcaaaaagagtgactcaatttggagttttgtagcaaaagttatggcatgttgaacttccatgcacacttggtgatcatttgctcataactcttcaaccattcatcagaagctcatgatattggactttttgaaaagaagagagaaagatcttcaactttcatgttgaccaaaatttaatttgaagcttctttgatgttggaaagtcaagttgaatgtggtccaaaaacttgccatttttggaaacttgaaattacaggtcactttccattttgggaaacttttgatctgacttcaaaatcttcaaggtagatgtttgacatgatgaataagcctcttttggacatgaatgaagtgtctcaaaccagTTCTCCACCTtaaagccctcagttgactgcacagttgacttgtatgggcctcagatgacctgaaaatgcactgatgactttggacctctaccacttggcaaagttgcttcaaagtgaaccttggctcatataagctttctagaataatcatgtggccttcatctcaaggaaaaccTTGCTCTTTTTCACTGaggaattctcttgatgccagtgctgactgccaagatgcaatgcaatatgtaatgTTAAAATGACTGCCAAGATGCCAGTGCTAACCTTGCAAGGCTACCAGTGCGTTGTCGTATCAGAGATCATCACCACCGCATCAAAAGCCCATCATCATTAATCAAACCCAATTATGGTTCTAGTACGGGACAATGACGTCATAAATGTAAATCGACTTTGATTCCCGTGAAAATTCACGATCAAATCTCGTATTGTTTCAAAGCCAGATTGCAATGGAGTCGCAACATGAAGGAGAAACACATTCGAAACCTAACATCAGGAAGTCTTCCATCAAACCTCCATATCCAAAAACCGATTATGATCGTTGTAGTGAAGGAAACCGAGAAGAAATCGTTGCAACAATAATGATCTCATACCACTAGATCTCACCCTATCAAAAAGATAAATCGAAAGAATTCGTGAACCAATATTGTCGCAACACGATATGTGAATCTTCGAAGAAAATTCAAAATCCGCCCATATTGTGACGATAAGCCATGTCACGCTGAAGTGCTTAAGCCACAACAAGGATCTGACTGATCCAAATGCAACTTGAACTGAACAAGAAGATTGATCTCTAGCGCAAGAGCCAAGGTACCGCATTTGCATGTAGAGTTAAAGTGGTGTCACATTGCATATATACATGCATTGTGAATGAATTAATATTAATAATGTGATGTGTAATATTTGTGAATGGTGTTTGGTTCAATAACGTATGAGTAATTGATGATGTATAGAGGATTCGTGACGTATGGGTAATTGATGAATACAAGGTTCTATTGTGATTTGATGGTGTAGATGTTTGTGATATGTGTCTACCCTTTTTATGTATTGTACCATAAATTATTTGAGCGTATTCTAACCCTTTTTTGTTGTTGTGGCGTATGTGATCATTTGGAGTACAAACAATCAGGTACAAGAGTGCTTGAGTTAGAGGATGACGTTAATGCCTCTTTGGCTATTTATCAGAGTCTTAGAGGAATCACTATGATATGTAGCATTGTGGACAAGTTGTAcattttttgtttattttatgCTTTACTTATGTTGGAGTTTTGTTATTCCTTTGATGTTGAGGCTTATATGTCAAGCTTAATAATTTCTCGTTGTTGAGTTTTAATGACTATAATGTGTTTATCTTTTTATGACATGGTGAAGCATGTCTGACACTATGATCACAGAGTTTTATttgaattatttaattaaatgtCTAGTTAGGGATTGGGGTcttacatagtggtatcagagcctggttggtccATTCAGCTAGGTTATGACTATTTTGTATCCTTTATGTGCGTGACGGGTGTGTGAAAGTTGTTGGTGCTTACTCAATTATTTATTTTGGTTGTGCAAAAAGATGGATCACATAAATGATCGTGCAATTGTTGATGCTTTGGAAGCAATGACCAATATGATAACGCAAGTGAATTAGAATCAGAATATGCTGCCAAGTTCAAAGAGCTAGTGAGGTTTTGCCCACATTATAATAGTGCGACGGGTGAAGCATCTAAGTGTATCAAGTTTAAATGTGAATTACATTATGAAATTAAGTAATTCATTGGTTACCAAGAGATCTGGTAGTTTTACGTGCTTGTGAACAAGTGCAAAAATTATGATGAGGATATCAGAGCTAGATCTGCACAGTACAAGACTGATGTTGAGAATAAGGGTGGGAAGCAGTTTTGTGGAAAATCGTATTTGACTCCAGCTGAGAAAGGGAAGCAGAAAAAGTCTGCAGATGGGAAATATATATGTGGGGAGGAGCTCTGCTAAAGAGTTTTAAGTGTGGAGAGCTCGTGCACCGTGCTAAGCAATGTAAGAATATGATCTTGAAGTGCTACAATTATGGGAAGACAAGTCACGATAAGGCTGAGTGCATGAATAATAGGACGCCTTGTTTTAACTATGGCGAGCAAGATCACATTAGTACCCAATGTAAAAAGCTAAGAAAGGCATCGACTGCTAGTGCTAAAACTACTGGTAGAGTTTTTTCTTTGAGTGGTACATATGTCTCGAATTCAGATGATTTAATTTGAGGTACACTGATTGTTATGATTGATATTGGTGCAACTCATTTGTTTATTTCCCTTGAGTGTGTTAGCAAGTTGCAAATTGAAGTGTATTTTATGGTTGGAAGTATGATCATTGATACCCCAATTAATGGTTTAGTGACTACTTTTCTTGTGTGTTTCAATTGTTCGTTGACCATCTATGGTAAAGAGTTTGGAGTCGACTTAATCAGTTTGCCATTAAGTCAACTAGATGTAATTTTGGGGATAAATTGGATATAGTTCAATAGTGTGTCTATCAATTATTTTAATAAGATTGTTTTGTTTCCCGAACCCAAAGAGAGTGCAGATTCGAGATTCCTATCTTCCAGACAAGTTGAGATGTCTTTTAGGGAGGACGATTAGGTACTCGTGTTGTTCGCTTCCTTGAGATTTAGTGAAGATGTTGAGGCTAGTGTTATGCCAGTGGTATGAGTTTCTTGATGTGTTTCCTAAAAATATTTATGACTTGCCTCCGAAGCGTGAAGTTGAGTTCGCCATAGATTTATTAATTGGTAATAGGCTTGTGTTGATGGCACCATACAAGATGTCTACATCAGAGTTGACTGAGCTGAAGAAACAATTAGAAGATCTGCTTGATAAGAAGTTTGTTAGGCCTAGTGTGTCATAGTAGGGGGCTCCAatgttattggttaagaagaaagacgacattatgagattatgtgttgattacCGACAACCGAATAAGGTTACAATCAAGAACAATTATCCTTTTATGAGAATTGATGACCTTATGGATCAATTGGTAAGTGCTTGTGTTTTCATCAAGATTGATTTAAGGTCGGGCTACCATCATATTAGAGAGAAGGCAGGAGATATTCCGAAGACTGCTTTTAGAATATGATATGGTCACTATGAGTACTAGATGATGTtgttcggtgtgtctaatgcgCCAAGCATGTTTATGGAGTACATGAACATAATCTTTCATCCCTATCTGGATCATTTTGTCGTGGTATTCATTGCCGATATCTTGGTGTATTCGAAAATAGATGAAAATCATGCAAAACATCTGAGAATTATGCTACAGACTCAGCAAGAGAAAAATCTATATGTGAAGTTGTCAAAGTGTGAGTTCTGGTTGCGTGAAGTGAGCTTCCCTGGTTACGTGATTTTGATTGGTGGTATAATAGTTAATCCATCTAACGTAGACGCGAAAGTGTGGTGGGAGGCCCATAAGTCTGTTACTGAGACCAAAAGATTTCTTGGTTTGGTTGGTTATTACATAAGATTCATAGAAGGCTTTTCGAGGTTAGCCTTACCTTTGACTCAATTATCTCAAAAGGGGAAAGCTTTTGTCTGGGGTGCTCATTATGAGGAAAGCTTTCAAGAGCCGAAGAAGAGGTTGATGATAACTCTAGTTTTGGTTCTACCAAATGCTAGTGAATCCTTTATGGTGTTTTGTGATTTTTCAAAGAGGGGCCTGGGAGGCATGCTCATGCAAAAAAAGTAAATTAATAGCTTATTCTTTGTGACAACTCAAGGTTTACGAAAGGAATTATCCTACCCATGACTTAGAGTTGGCAGATATTGTGTTTGTGCTTAATATttggaggcattatttgtatggagAAAACTTAAAAGTGTTAAAAGGAtcataagagtttaaagtatcTGTTTGATCATAAAGAGTTAAACATGAGGTAGAGAAATTCTTACTCTTGTGTTTGAAAACATAAAGAAATTGGAGCTAGAACAATGAATTTGTGTGAGTCTTGAAGCTAGAACAACGGATTTCATACTAGTGAGTCCCACATTGTTTCCTATAAAAATGTAATGAGTGTTTAGAATACTCATTCACACATAGCCTcagtggcggaactgaggggggacgtgggaaggccacggccaccccttaactttttttttaattcatatatattaaattactaaaacatctttattttaaattaaaattaatttttattttttatttttcattcaaagttaggttaaaatacagataaggtaaaaagctcctacctttcctttctttctcatatgggtttgctaccggcacTGGAATCGGAACAAATTAAAGTGATCGacatctaacaggtaaaaaactttattcattcttcttttataaaaagtaacaaattaaagtgattgcttgatttgtgtttttgagatttttagggttcttctttcttgatgtgttaaaataatctatataagatttattaagccaattcataacactgtactttacaaatatagttatacactgtaataaggtttatttaatcattgttgttgctaatttctaatagtgaagttaccggtatttgaaagcggattaaagttgattaattaagtttattaatttttttctcttttaatttttatgttctctaaattgatttttggatctgatatgatattataggaagagtaaagatgaataataggaaaattgattcttttttcaaaaggaaagcatgtgaaattgaaagagaagagagagatgaagaaattataatcccgacatccgaatttgaaacagttcttgagaatccaacaattgaagagcatcatggttttgaaaattctttagaacgcgatcctggaaagcgtcctccgatttggcaatatccaccaaatcaagtggatgcaatacgaagagcttatctaaaatggggtccatatcaaattcatttagaaaactatcatttgtccggtaacgaggatcatccgagaaggtttcaacatacttggtttatcATATTTCCATtatggttagaatattcaccatctgaagatgccgcatattgcttaccatgttacctttttagcaaaaaactaagtggacgtcccggatcacttgtctttatttctatgggttttagaaattggaagaaagttaggaatggaaaacattgttcctttcttaaacacatagggaaggatccttgctcaccacacaacaatgcaatgaaagcttgtcaagacttgttgaatcaagatggtcatattagaaatgttattcaagtgcaaagttcaagtcaaataatgaataatcggttacgactcaagacttcaattgacactgttcgttggttaacactacaagcttgtgcttttaggggtcacgacgaaagtagcaagtcaagaaatcaaggtaactttcttgagttattgaaacttttagcatcctacaatgatgaagttgcaaaatttgtgttggaaaatgctccacaaaattgcaagtatacttcacatcaaattcaaaaagagctcttgcaaattctttctagtagcGTAAAAAAAAGTATTCGTGAGGAAActggtgattccaaattttgtatctttgttgatgaagctcgtgatgagtcaaaaaaggaacaaatggctcttgtattaagatttgttgataaagttggtttaatacaagagagattttttgatgtggcacatgttaaagacaccacatctttaactcttaaggaagcaatatgtgatatactttctcgacataaccttgatgtttctaacattcgtggccaagggtatgatggtgctagcaatatgagaggagaatggaatggtttacaagccctctttatgaaggattgtccttatgcatactatgttcattgttttgctcatcgattgcaacttgcattagttacatcatca encodes:
- the LOC127130823 gene encoding uncharacterized mitochondrial protein AtMg00860-like codes for the protein MLQTQQEKNLYVKLSKCEFWLREVSFPGYVILIGGIIVNPSNVDAKVWWEAHKSVTETKRFLGLVGYYIRFIEGFSRLALPLTQLSQKGKAFVWGAHYEESFQEPKKRLMITLVLVLPNASESFMVFCDFSKRGLGGMLMQKK